A DNA window from Stenotrophomonas sp. 57 contains the following coding sequences:
- the kbl gene encoding glycine C-acetyltransferase, which produces MTDASSALTRHYAEELDAIRAQGLFKSERIITSPQSAEITLDDGRKVLNFCANNYLGLADHPDLIQAAKDALDTHGFGMASVRFICGTQDLHKQLEKQIADFFGKQDTILYAACFDANGGLFEPLLGENDAIISDALNHASIIDGVRLCKAKRFRYANCDMADLEAQLQAADAAGCKTKLITTDGVFSMDGFIAPLDEITALAKKYNALVHIDECHATGFLGATGRGSAEVKGVLDKIDIITGTLGKAMGGALGGFTCASAEVIELLRQRSRPYLFSNSLPPHVVAAGIKAFEMLAAADDLRDTLVENTRHFREKMVAAGFDVKPGVHPISPVMLYDAPLAQKFAERLLEEGIYAIGFFFPVVPKGQARIRTQISAAHTREQLDRAIDAFTRIGVELGVIKG; this is translated from the coding sequence ATGACCGACGCCTCCTCCGCCCTGACCCGCCACTACGCCGAGGAACTGGACGCCATCCGCGCCCAGGGCCTGTTCAAGTCCGAGCGGATCATCACCAGCCCGCAGTCGGCCGAGATCACCCTCGACGACGGCCGCAAGGTGCTGAACTTCTGTGCCAACAACTACCTGGGCCTGGCCGACCATCCGGACCTGATCCAGGCCGCCAAGGACGCGCTGGATACCCACGGCTTCGGCATGGCCTCGGTGCGCTTCATCTGCGGCACCCAGGACCTGCACAAGCAGCTGGAAAAGCAGATCGCCGACTTCTTCGGCAAGCAGGACACCATCCTCTACGCCGCCTGCTTCGACGCCAACGGCGGCTTGTTCGAGCCGCTGCTCGGCGAAAACGACGCGATCATTTCCGATGCGCTGAACCACGCCTCGATCATCGACGGCGTGCGCCTGTGCAAGGCCAAGCGCTTCCGCTACGCCAACTGCGACATGGCCGATCTGGAAGCGCAGCTGCAGGCTGCCGATGCCGCCGGCTGCAAGACCAAGCTGATCACCACCGATGGCGTGTTCTCGATGGACGGCTTCATCGCGCCGCTGGACGAGATCACCGCGCTGGCGAAGAAGTACAACGCGCTGGTGCACATCGATGAGTGCCACGCCACCGGCTTCCTCGGCGCCACCGGCCGTGGCTCGGCCGAAGTGAAGGGCGTGCTGGACAAGATCGACATCATCACCGGTACCCTGGGCAAGGCCATGGGCGGCGCGCTGGGCGGCTTCACCTGCGCCAGTGCCGAGGTGATCGAACTGCTGCGCCAGCGTTCGCGCCCCTACCTGTTCTCCAACTCGCTGCCGCCGCACGTGGTGGCCGCCGGCATCAAGGCGTTCGAGATGCTGGCCGCCGCCGACGACCTGCGCGACACCCTGGTGGAGAACACCCGCCACTTCCGCGAGAAGATGGTCGCCGCCGGTTTCGACGTGAAGCCGGGCGTGCATCCGATCAGCCCGGTGATGCTCTACGACGCACCGCTGGCGCAGAAATTCGCCGAGCGCCTGCTGGAAGAAGGCATCTACGCGATCGGCTTCTTCTTCCCGGTGGTGCCCAAGGGCCAGGCGCGCATCCGTACCCAGATCAGCGCCGCGCACACCCGTGAACAGCTGGACCGCGCGATCGATGCGTTCACCCGCATCGGTGTCGAGCTGGGCGTGATCAAAGGCTGA
- a CDS encoding TorF family putative porin, with product MKHARACLAIAAALTLAPFAASAQDNESPYSWNVTAVSDYLFRGVSQTDEKPTLQAGFTYTSPVGLYAGVWGSGVDFGPGDPNTEVDYQIGYGVDVTPRVNFDVLLNRYTYIGASNQNYNELVTTTTLDETYKLTVAYTNDQWNSGTDGWYYGVGGQWGLPRDFTLNANVGRSSFEKGLAKDYTDWNVGVSRQFGLFNVGLGYYGTDSNGRENSGKLAHSRVLLTVAVGK from the coding sequence ATGAAGCATGCCCGTGCCTGCCTCGCCATTGCCGCCGCCCTGACCCTTGCGCCGTTTGCCGCCAGTGCCCAGGACAACGAATCGCCCTACAGCTGGAACGTCACCGCCGTGTCGGACTACCTGTTCCGTGGCGTGTCGCAGACCGACGAGAAGCCGACCCTGCAGGCGGGCTTCACCTACACCTCCCCGGTGGGCCTGTACGCCGGCGTCTGGGGATCGGGCGTGGACTTCGGTCCGGGCGACCCGAACACCGAGGTCGACTACCAGATCGGCTATGGCGTGGACGTCACCCCGCGCGTCAATTTCGATGTGCTGCTGAACCGCTATACCTACATCGGTGCCAGCAACCAGAACTACAACGAGCTGGTTACGACGACCACGCTGGACGAGACCTACAAGCTGACCGTGGCCTACACCAACGACCAGTGGAACAGCGGGACCGACGGCTGGTACTACGGTGTCGGCGGCCAGTGGGGCCTGCCGCGTGACTTCACCCTCAACGCCAACGTCGGCCGCAGCAGCTTCGAGAAGGGCCTGGCCAAGGACTACACCGACTGGAACGTCGGCGTCAGCCGCCAGTTCGGCCTGTTCAACGTCGGCCTGGGTTACTACGGCACCGACAGCAATGGCCGCGAGAACTCGGGCAAGCTGGCACACAGCCGCGTGCTGCTGACCGTGGCGGTCGGGAAGTAA
- the folC gene encoding bifunctional tetrahydrofolate synthase/dihydrofolate synthase, which produces MTNTPTTLADWLDYIERQHPATIDMGLERVRAVATAMGLGAPAKRTIVVGGTNGKGSTVAFIEAIARAAGWKVGAYTSPHLLRYNERVRIDGQDVDDAALVAAFNAIEAARGETTLTYFEYGTLAALRLFGDAGLDLAVLEVGLGGRLDAVNIIDADVAVITTVDIDHAEWLGEDREAIGTEKAGIIRGWKPVILGETDPPSSVLRRAYLVGANAIRGGSDYFYEPIDAQRWRWRDVGLRMELPTPALAGPIQLANAGAAIAALRALDKPVPRAAWAAGVAAARISGRLQAFERDGVQIRVDVGHNPQAAGQLARALKAEVSAGRTLTVYAALQDKDAAGVVQALEDVVGEWTLAGLEGPRGQSAAQLQARLAGTVAATAALADSVEQALAQTLAQAERGDRVLVFGSFHTAAAALQWLQDAA; this is translated from the coding sequence GTGACGAACACCCCGACCACCCTGGCCGACTGGCTGGACTACATTGAACGCCAGCACCCGGCGACCATCGACATGGGCCTGGAGCGCGTGCGCGCCGTGGCTACGGCGATGGGCCTGGGCGCGCCGGCCAAGCGCACCATCGTGGTCGGTGGTACCAACGGCAAGGGTTCCACCGTGGCCTTCATCGAGGCCATCGCGCGCGCCGCCGGCTGGAAGGTCGGCGCGTACACCTCGCCGCACCTGCTGCGCTACAACGAGCGCGTGCGCATCGACGGCCAGGACGTGGACGATGCCGCGCTGGTTGCCGCGTTCAACGCCATCGAGGCGGCGCGTGGCGAAACCACGCTGACCTATTTCGAGTACGGCACGCTGGCCGCGCTGCGGCTGTTCGGCGACGCCGGGCTGGACCTGGCGGTGCTGGAAGTGGGCCTGGGCGGTCGCCTCGATGCGGTCAACATCATCGACGCCGACGTGGCCGTGATCACCACGGTGGACATCGACCATGCCGAGTGGCTGGGCGAGGACCGCGAGGCGATCGGTACCGAGAAGGCCGGCATCATCCGCGGCTGGAAGCCGGTGATCCTGGGCGAGACCGATCCACCGTCGAGCGTGCTGCGCCGTGCTTACCTGGTCGGCGCCAACGCGATCCGTGGCGGCAGCGATTATTTCTACGAGCCGATCGATGCCCAGCGCTGGCGCTGGCGCGACGTCGGCCTGCGCATGGAACTGCCGACCCCGGCGCTGGCCGGCCCGATCCAGCTGGCCAACGCCGGCGCCGCCATCGCCGCGCTGCGCGCGCTGGACAAGCCGGTGCCGCGCGCGGCGTGGGCTGCCGGTGTCGCGGCGGCGCGCATTTCCGGCCGGCTGCAGGCATTCGAGCGCGACGGCGTGCAGATCCGTGTGGACGTGGGCCACAACCCGCAGGCCGCGGGCCAGCTCGCGCGTGCGCTGAAGGCCGAGGTCTCGGCCGGGCGCACCCTGACGGTGTACGCCGCGCTGCAGGACAAGGACGCAGCGGGCGTGGTGCAGGCGCTGGAGGACGTGGTGGGCGAGTGGACCCTGGCCGGGCTGGAAGGCCCGCGCGGGCAGAGCGCCGCCCAGCTGCAGGCACGCCTGGCCGGCACGGTCGCCGCCACGGCGGCGCTGGCTGACAGCGTCGAACAGGCGCTGGCGCAGACACTGGCCCAGGCCGAACGTGGGGACCGGGTACTGGTGTTCGGCTCCTTCCATACCGCCGCCGCCGCCCTGCAATGGCTGCAGGACGCCGCCTGA
- a CDS encoding SPOR domain-containing protein, which produces MDTPLKQRLIGAIVLVALAVIFLPMLVKGPAPDSGVANVPIAAPDAPADGQFETRELPLVAPAGGATGLQTGQAKPLAEATAPATPPTVDTSPAVAAGNYAVTFGAYGSKADADAVIAYLKRSQLPGFAETTTINGRQAWRVRVGPYADRAQAEAARLQAVKIRADVKAEVITLDAAAASSAPVAATPAPSTPGASTPSAATAPSASSNPVHSESLPPSTPTATTAPAAKPEPPKPAPKPETPKPEPKPDAAASKPATAPTTPAAPAASGVGFAVQLGAFGQANDANALRDKVRVAGFSAFVEQVRTEKGTLHRVRVGPVANRADAEQLKAQVAAKVGVAGMVRPHP; this is translated from the coding sequence GTGGATACGCCTCTGAAACAGCGTCTAATTGGTGCCATCGTGCTGGTGGCACTGGCCGTGATTTTCCTGCCGATGCTGGTCAAGGGACCCGCACCGGACAGCGGCGTCGCCAATGTGCCGATCGCCGCGCCGGATGCACCTGCCGATGGCCAGTTCGAAACCCGTGAACTGCCGCTGGTGGCCCCGGCGGGCGGTGCCACGGGGCTGCAGACCGGCCAGGCCAAACCGCTTGCGGAGGCCACAGCGCCCGCCACGCCGCCGACCGTGGACACGTCGCCGGCGGTTGCCGCCGGCAACTATGCGGTTACCTTCGGTGCCTACGGCAGCAAGGCCGACGCCGACGCGGTGATCGCTTACCTGAAGCGCTCGCAGCTGCCGGGCTTCGCCGAAACGACGACCATCAACGGGCGCCAGGCATGGCGCGTGCGTGTCGGGCCGTATGCCGACCGCGCCCAGGCCGAGGCGGCTCGCCTGCAGGCGGTGAAGATCCGCGCCGACGTGAAGGCCGAAGTGATCACCCTGGATGCCGCAGCGGCCAGCAGCGCCCCGGTGGCAGCCACCCCGGCACCGTCCACGCCAGGCGCCAGTACCCCGTCCGCAGCCACTGCGCCGTCGGCCAGCAGCAACCCGGTGCACAGCGAAAGCCTGCCGCCGAGTACGCCGACCGCAACGACCGCCCCGGCCGCCAAGCCGGAGCCGCCGAAGCCGGCGCCGAAGCCCGAAACCCCGAAGCCGGAGCCCAAGCCGGATGCCGCCGCCAGCAAGCCGGCAACCGCCCCGACCACGCCCGCCGCACCGGCGGCCAGCGGCGTCGGCTTTGCCGTGCAGCTGGGCGCGTTCGGCCAGGCCAACGATGCCAACGCCCTGCGCGACAAGGTCCGGGTCGCGGGCTTCAGCGCCTTTGTCGAGCAGGTGCGCACTGAAAAGGGCACCCTGCACCGCGTCCGCGTTGGGCCGGTGGCCAACCGCGCCGATGCCGAGCAGCTGAAGGCGCAGGTCGCCGCCAAGGTCGGCGTGGCCGGCATGGTGCGACCGCACCCATGA
- a CDS encoding S46 family peptidase: protein MRSNLLAFSIVASLGLAQVAHAAEGMWVPQQLPEIAGPLQKAGLKLSPEQLSNLTGDPMGAVVALGGCTASFVSPQGLVVTNHHCAYGAIQLNSTAQKNLIKDGFNAPKHSDELSAGPNARVYVLDQITDVTAQAKAAIAAAGNDPLARSRALDAFDKAQVAACEAEEGFRCRLYTFSGGNTYRLFRNMEIKDVRLVYAPPGSVGKYGGDVDNWMWPRHTGDFSFYRAYVGKDGKPAAFSADNVPYQPKHFLKFTDQPLGAGDFVMVAGYPGRTNRYALAGEFNETANWTYPTIAKHYNAVLKMIDEAGKADADVKVKYAATAASMNNVAKNYSGQLEGFKRIDAAGQKQAEEAAVLAWLKKQGAAGKPALAAHAQLVKHLDTSKATRERDLFVGQFNNTQAVSAAIGLYRLSIERTKPDAEREVGYQQRDLPTLEGGLKQMDRRYVAKMDQQLQTYWLDQYVALPAAQRNNEVLNTWLGGSDANAVKALVTKLSGTELGSLDARLKWFKADRAAFEASSDPAIQYAVAIMPSLLKQEEQKKIREGESLTARPLYLQALADYKKSQGEFVYPDANLSLRITFGNVMGYEPKDGVAYTPFTTLEGIVAKDTGVDPFDAPKALLDAVKAKRYGGLEDKRIGSVPVNFLSNLDITGGNSGSPVLDANGKLVGLAFDGNWESVSSNWVFDPVMTRMISVDSRYMQWIMQEVAPAPELLKELNLAK from the coding sequence ATGCGCTCGAACCTGCTTGCATTCTCCATCGTCGCCAGCCTCGGGCTGGCCCAGGTCGCCCATGCCGCTGAAGGCATGTGGGTGCCGCAGCAGCTGCCGGAAATCGCCGGCCCGCTGCAGAAGGCCGGCCTGAAGCTGTCCCCGGAACAGCTGTCCAACCTCACCGGCGACCCGATGGGCGCGGTGGTTGCGCTGGGCGGCTGCACCGCCAGCTTCGTCTCGCCGCAGGGCCTGGTGGTCACCAATCACCACTGCGCCTACGGCGCCATCCAGCTGAATTCGACCGCGCAGAAGAACCTGATCAAGGACGGCTTCAACGCCCCGAAGCACAGCGATGAACTGAGCGCGGGCCCGAATGCCCGCGTCTACGTGCTGGACCAGATCACCGACGTCACCGCGCAGGCCAAGGCCGCGATTGCCGCCGCCGGCAACGACCCGCTGGCCCGCAGCCGCGCGCTGGACGCCTTCGACAAGGCCCAGGTCGCCGCCTGTGAAGCCGAGGAAGGCTTCCGCTGCCGCCTGTACACCTTCTCCGGCGGCAACACCTACCGCCTGTTCCGCAACATGGAAATCAAGGACGTGCGCCTGGTCTACGCGCCCCCGGGCAGCGTCGGCAAGTACGGCGGCGATGTCGACAACTGGATGTGGCCGCGCCACACCGGCGATTTCTCGTTCTACCGCGCCTACGTCGGCAAGGACGGCAAGCCGGCGGCGTTCTCGGCCGACAACGTGCCGTACCAGCCCAAGCACTTCCTGAAGTTCACCGACCAGCCGCTGGGTGCCGGCGACTTCGTGATGGTGGCCGGTTACCCGGGCCGCACCAACCGCTATGCGCTGGCCGGTGAGTTCAACGAAACCGCCAACTGGACCTACCCGACCATCGCCAAGCACTACAACGCGGTGCTGAAGATGATCGACGAGGCCGGCAAGGCCGACGCCGACGTCAAGGTGAAGTACGCCGCCACTGCCGCCAGCATGAACAACGTGGCCAAGAACTACTCGGGCCAGCTGGAAGGCTTCAAGCGCATCGACGCGGCTGGCCAGAAGCAGGCCGAAGAAGCCGCCGTGCTGGCGTGGCTGAAGAAGCAGGGCGCCGCCGGCAAGCCGGCACTGGCCGCACACGCGCAGCTGGTCAAGCACCTGGACACCAGCAAGGCCACCCGCGAGCGTGACCTGTTCGTCGGCCAGTTCAACAACACCCAGGCGGTCAGCGCTGCCATCGGCCTGTATCGCCTGTCGATCGAGCGCACCAAGCCGGACGCCGAGCGCGAAGTCGGCTACCAGCAGCGCGACCTGCCGACCCTGGAAGGCGGCCTGAAGCAGATGGACCGCCGCTACGTGGCGAAGATGGACCAGCAGCTGCAGACCTACTGGCTGGACCAGTACGTCGCCCTGCCGGCCGCACAGCGCAACAATGAAGTGCTCAACACCTGGCTGGGTGGCAGCGATGCCAACGCCGTCAAGGCGCTGGTCACCAAGCTGTCGGGCACCGAGCTGGGCAGCCTGGACGCGCGCCTGAAGTGGTTCAAGGCCGACCGCGCCGCGTTTGAAGCCAGCAGCGATCCGGCCATCCAGTACGCGGTGGCGATCATGCCGTCGCTGCTGAAGCAGGAAGAGCAGAAGAAGATCCGGGAAGGCGAGTCGCTGACCGCGCGTCCGCTGTACCTGCAGGCCCTGGCCGACTACAAGAAGAGCCAGGGTGAGTTCGTGTACCCGGACGCCAACCTGTCGCTGCGCATCACCTTCGGCAACGTGATGGGCTATGAGCCCAAGGACGGCGTGGCCTACACCCCGTTCACCACGCTGGAAGGCATCGTCGCCAAGGACACCGGCGTGGATCCGTTCGATGCGCCCAAGGCGCTGCTCGATGCGGTCAAGGCCAAGCGCTACGGCGGCCTGGAAGACAAGCGCATCGGCTCGGTGCCGGTGAACTTCCTGTCCAACCTGGACATCACCGGCGGCAACTCCGGTTCGCCGGTGCTGGACGCCAACGGCAAGCTGGTCGGCCTGGCCTTCGACGGCAACTGGGAATCGGTCAGCTCCAACTGGGTGTTCGACCCGGTGATGACCCGCATGATCTCGGTCGACAGCCGCTACATGCAGTGGATCATGCAGGAGGTGGCGCCGGCACCGGAGCTGCTGAAGGAACTCAACCTGGCGAAATAA
- a CDS encoding CvpA family protein, with translation MIDVVLLIVIAASALLGMLRGFVGIVIGTLSWLLAAWAAFAFGNDAAHWWAAPAAPGGEHFVGGYLGVGIGVMIVVAVVGMVIKALVNRSMLTSLDRLLGGVLGVVRGGLIAAILLLLGSFTPLTAEPSWQRSAVRPLLNPTVAWMNSKLPHWEVAGADLLPKALPTDALSPSALMELGRNAGGGLGKPGAAGDNGILNQVVAGSGWLRPAKAEQGDSYDPAEVRPDAPALPDSIEPGDPANVDRRRGDHRGQVRPPSL, from the coding sequence ATGATCGACGTGGTGCTGCTGATCGTGATCGCCGCCTCGGCGCTGCTGGGGATGCTGCGCGGCTTCGTCGGCATCGTCATCGGCACCCTGTCGTGGCTGCTGGCCGCGTGGGCGGCCTTCGCCTTCGGCAATGACGCGGCCCATTGGTGGGCCGCCCCGGCCGCCCCGGGCGGCGAACACTTCGTTGGTGGCTACCTGGGCGTGGGCATCGGCGTGATGATCGTGGTCGCCGTGGTCGGCATGGTCATCAAGGCCCTGGTCAACCGCAGCATGCTCACCAGCCTGGACCGGCTGCTGGGAGGTGTGCTGGGCGTGGTCCGTGGCGGCCTGATCGCCGCGATCCTGCTGCTGCTGGGCAGTTTCACTCCGCTGACCGCCGAGCCTTCCTGGCAGCGTTCGGCGGTGCGCCCACTGCTGAACCCCACCGTTGCCTGGATGAACAGCAAGCTGCCGCACTGGGAGGTTGCCGGGGCCGATCTGCTGCCCAAGGCCTTGCCGACCGACGCGCTGTCCCCATCTGCATTGATGGAGTTGGGCAGGAACGCAGGCGGCGGGTTGGGAAAGCCGGGCGCGGCAGGCGATAATGGCATCCTCAATCAGGTAGTGGCAGGCAGCGGATGGCTGCGGCCTGCAAAAGCGGAACAGGGCGATTCCTACGATCCGGCCGAAGTGCGTCCGGACGCCCCAGCACTGCCGGACAGTATCGAGCCGGGCGATCCGGCCAATGTCGACCGCAGGCGCGGCGACCACCGCGGCCAGGTACGGCCACCTTCCTTGTAA
- a CDS encoding histidine phosphatase family protein, with protein MRILLARHGETPWNAEGRYQGQIDIPLSPIGEAQAQALGARLASVDITRAVASPLSRAQRTAQLALGAARADMLLTEPELQEIAHGEWEGLLASEINEKDPSRLQAWREEPDTVLMPGGESLRLVLERSWRGLARATEGLGEHDTLLVVAHDAVNRVILCKVLGLPISRLWTFRQAPTTLNLLEGPDLDSLEVVRLNDCAHHTPFFGEAKHRAL; from the coding sequence ATGCGCATCCTGCTTGCCCGTCACGGCGAAACGCCGTGGAACGCCGAAGGCCGCTACCAGGGCCAGATCGACATCCCGCTTTCGCCGATCGGTGAAGCCCAGGCCCAGGCACTGGGTGCCCGGCTGGCCTCGGTGGACATCACCCGTGCCGTCGCTTCGCCGCTGTCGCGCGCGCAGCGCACCGCGCAGCTGGCGCTTGGCGCCGCCCGCGCCGACATGCTGCTGACCGAGCCGGAGCTGCAGGAAATCGCCCACGGCGAATGGGAAGGCCTGCTGGCCAGCGAAATCAACGAAAAGGATCCGTCGCGCCTGCAGGCCTGGCGCGAGGAACCGGATACCGTGCTGATGCCCGGCGGCGAATCGCTGCGCCTGGTGCTGGAACGCAGCTGGCGTGGCCTGGCCCGTGCCACCGAAGGCCTCGGCGAGCACGACACCCTGCTGGTGGTCGCCCACGACGCGGTCAACCGCGTGATCCTGTGCAAGGTGCTGGGCCTGCCGATCTCCCGCCTGTGGACCTTCCGCCAGGCACCGACCACGCTCAACCTGCTCGAAGGCCCCGACCTGGACAGCCTGGAAGTGGTGCGCCTGAACGACTGCGCCCACCACACGCCGTTCTTTGGCGAAGCCAAGCACCGCGCCCTCTGA
- a CDS encoding pseudouridine synthase produces MRTRRPPASPAARSHATRGRATPAATPAGVRHGLARVLSKAGVCSRSEAARWIADGRVRVSGRIVRDPEFPIGQPAPPIEVDGQPMGAPQRLYLMLNKPRGVVTTVQDERGRDTVYRCFDGAGLPWIAPVGRLDKASEGLLLFSNDPQWAAHLTDPETGPQKTYHVQVDHLPDEDTLAALRAGIEDEGEFLVAQAVRVLRSGDKTAWLEVVLDEGRNRHIRRLLAAFDLQVLRLVRVAIGGLQLGDLGKGQWRVLEVGDQQRLGAAATG; encoded by the coding sequence TTGCGTACGCGCCGCCCGCCTGCATCCCCCGCCGCCCGCTCCCACGCAACGCGTGGGCGTGCGACTCCCGCTGCCACGCCCGCCGGTGTCCGCCATGGCCTGGCGCGCGTGCTGTCCAAGGCGGGTGTCTGTTCGCGCAGCGAAGCCGCGCGCTGGATCGCCGATGGCCGTGTGCGTGTTTCCGGACGCATCGTGCGTGATCCGGAATTTCCGATTGGCCAGCCGGCGCCGCCGATCGAGGTTGACGGCCAGCCGATGGGCGCGCCGCAGCGCCTGTATCTGATGCTGAACAAGCCACGTGGGGTGGTGACCACCGTGCAGGACGAGCGTGGCCGCGACACCGTCTATCGCTGCTTCGATGGCGCCGGCCTGCCGTGGATCGCCCCGGTCGGGCGGCTGGACAAGGCCAGTGAAGGCCTGTTGCTGTTCAGCAACGATCCGCAATGGGCCGCGCACCTGACCGATCCGGAAACCGGTCCACAGAAGACCTACCACGTGCAGGTGGACCATCTGCCCGACGAGGACACCCTGGCTGCGTTGCGCGCCGGTATCGAGGACGAGGGCGAGTTCCTCGTCGCCCAGGCCGTGCGCGTGCTGCGCAGCGGCGACAAGACCGCGTGGCTGGAGGTGGTCCTCGACGAGGGCCGCAACCGTCACATCCGCCGCCTGCTGGCGGCCTTCGACCTGCAGGTGCTGCGCCTGGTCCGGGTCGCGATCGGTGGGCTGCAGCTCGGCGATCTCGGCAAGGGACAGTGGCGGGTGCTGGAGGTCGGCGACCAGCAGCGGCTGGGGGCCGCTGCAACGGGCTGA
- the tdh gene encoding L-threonine 3-dehydrogenase, with amino-acid sequence MKALVKREAAKGIWMEEVPVPTPGPNQVLIKLEKTAICGTDLHIYLWDEWSQRTIKPGLTIGHEFVGRIAEIGPGVTGYEIGQRVSAEGHIVCGHCRNCRGGRPHLCPNTVGIGVNVNGAFAEYMVMPASNLWPIPDQIPSELAAFFDPYGNAAHCALEFDVIGEDVLITGAGPIGIIAAGICKHIGARNVVVTDVNDFRLKLAADMGATRVVNVANQSLKDVMKELHMEGFDVGLEMSGNPRAFNDMLDCMYHGGKIAMLGIMPKGAGCDWDKIIFKGLTVQGIYGRKMYETWYKMTQLVLSGFPLGKVMTHQLPIDDFQKGFDLMEEGKAGKVVLSWN; translated from the coding sequence ATGAAGGCCCTGGTCAAGCGCGAAGCGGCCAAGGGCATCTGGATGGAAGAGGTTCCGGTACCGACCCCGGGCCCGAACCAGGTGTTGATCAAGCTGGAGAAGACCGCGATCTGCGGCACCGACCTGCACATCTACCTGTGGGACGAGTGGAGCCAGCGCACGATCAAGCCGGGCCTGACCATCGGCCATGAATTCGTCGGCCGCATTGCCGAAATCGGCCCGGGCGTGACCGGCTACGAGATCGGCCAGCGCGTCTCGGCCGAAGGCCACATCGTCTGCGGCCACTGCCGCAACTGCCGTGGCGGCCGCCCGCACCTGTGCCCGAACACCGTCGGCATCGGCGTCAACGTCAACGGCGCATTCGCCGAATACATGGTGATGCCGGCCAGCAACCTGTGGCCGATCCCGGACCAGATTCCGTCCGAGCTGGCCGCCTTCTTCGACCCCTACGGCAACGCCGCGCACTGCGCGCTGGAGTTCGACGTGATCGGCGAGGACGTGCTGATCACCGGGGCCGGCCCGATCGGCATCATTGCCGCCGGCATCTGCAAGCACATCGGTGCGCGCAACGTGGTGGTGACCGACGTCAACGACTTCCGCCTGAAGCTGGCTGCCGACATGGGTGCCACCCGCGTGGTCAACGTCGCCAATCAGTCGCTGAAGGACGTGATGAAGGAACTGCACATGGAGGGCTTCGACGTGGGCCTGGAAATGAGCGGCAACCCACGCGCGTTCAACGACATGCTCGACTGCATGTACCACGGCGGCAAGATCGCCATGCTCGGCATCATGCCCAAGGGCGCCGGCTGCGACTGGGACAAGATCATCTTCAAGGGCCTGACCGTGCAGGGCATCTACGGCCGCAAGATGTACGAGACCTGGTACAAGATGACCCAGCTGGTGCTGTCCGGCTTCCCGCTCGGCAAGGTGATGACCCACCAGCTGCCGATCGACGACTTCCAGAAGGGCTTCGACCTGATGGAAGAAGGCAAGGCCGGCAAGGTCGTGCTGAGCTGGAACTGA